One window from the genome of Acidihalobacter ferrooxydans encodes:
- a CDS encoding ExbD/TolR family protein encodes MKLPRSRQSRRGRIEIIPMIDVMFFLLATFMLASLSLQNLHSLPVNLPEGKTSTAQPRAPVTLTVTKNDHIYLDKREVTLTELTPTLKTMLKGGKSVIVAADRASRNGVLVEAMLAARQAGVQHFLIAVRQP; translated from the coding sequence ATGAAACTGCCCCGATCGCGCCAGTCCAGACGCGGACGCATCGAGATCATCCCGATGATCGATGTGATGTTCTTCCTGCTGGCCACGTTCATGCTGGCCTCGCTGTCGTTGCAGAATCTGCATTCACTGCCGGTCAATCTGCCCGAAGGCAAGACCTCGACAGCGCAGCCTCGGGCGCCGGTGACGCTGACGGTGACGAAAAATGACCACATTTACCTCGACAAGCGCGAGGTGACCCTGACCGAGTTGACGCCCACGCTCAAGACCATGCTCAAGGGCGGCAAGTCGGTGATCGTGGCGGCGGACCGGGCCTCGCGCAACGGCGTGCTGGTGGAAGCCATGCTGGCGGCTCGGCAGGCCGGCGTGCAGCATTTCCTGATCGCTGTGCGCCAACCGTGA
- a CDS encoding GNAT family N-acetyltransferase, with protein sequence MQSKLAIEVAQAELDDASAACEVLRRSISEVCGPDYVEISGFLEDWLKNKTPANVAQWIQSPDTYFVIARVPSIEVVAGVGCLSKAGEILLCYVVPEYLGQGVGRAILDALVRKAHLWGILRLTALSTVTARKFYARQGFEQCGAPILEDGHEIEFPMAMERAT encoded by the coding sequence ATGCAGAGCAAATTGGCAATCGAAGTCGCACAGGCCGAATTGGACGATGCCTCCGCCGCTTGTGAAGTACTGAGACGTTCCATCTCGGAGGTATGCGGTCCCGATTATGTTGAAATCTCAGGTTTTCTCGAAGACTGGTTGAAAAACAAGACGCCGGCAAATGTTGCTCAATGGATCCAAAGTCCTGATACGTATTTCGTCATCGCTAGGGTCCCAAGTATCGAAGTGGTTGCAGGCGTGGGGTGCCTGAGCAAAGCTGGCGAAATTCTTCTTTGCTATGTTGTTCCGGAGTACTTGGGTCAAGGTGTTGGGCGCGCCATTCTGGACGCCTTGGTACGCAAGGCTCATCTATGGGGAATACTACGTCTCACGGCGTTGAGCACTGTCACAGCACGCAAATTCTATGCTCGGCAGGGTTTTGAGCAATGTGGCGCGCCGATCTTGGAGGATGGCCATGAAATCGAATTTCCTATGGCAATGGAACGTGCCACCTAA
- a CDS encoding PfkB family carbohydrate kinase, whose translation MVDTVGAGDAFDSVLLLGLARGWPLEQILGRAQSFASAVVGQRSATTNPDFYRPFVDQWHSADKV comes from the coding sequence GTGGTCGACACGGTCGGTGCCGGTGACGCCTTCGACTCGGTGCTGTTACTCGGTCTGGCGCGCGGCTGGCCGCTGGAACAAATCCTGGGGCGGGCCCAATCGTTCGCCTCGGCAGTGGTCGGCCAGCGCAGCGCCACCACCAACCCAGACTTCTACCGACCTTTTGTCGATCAGTGGCATAGCGCCGACAAGGTTTGA
- a CDS encoding LysE family translocator, giving the protein MPEAGNILAFGAIALGIVLTPGPNMVYLISRSICQGWRAGLFSLFGVALGFVFYMLCAAFGITALLMTVPLAYDALRFAGALYLLYLAWQAVKPGGNSPFQVMELPVDVHRKLFLMGFLTNVLNPKIAVLYLSLLPQFIDPHTGSVLAQSLVLGFEQIAISLTVNTAIVLMAGSVATFLATRPVWLATQRWLMGGVLTALAVRLTFEGARQQS; this is encoded by the coding sequence GTGCCGGAAGCGGGAAACATACTGGCCTTTGGTGCCATTGCCTTGGGTATCGTGCTTACGCCCGGTCCGAACATGGTCTACCTGATATCGAGGTCGATCTGTCAGGGATGGCGAGCAGGCCTGTTTTCGCTGTTCGGCGTGGCGCTCGGATTCGTTTTCTACATGCTATGTGCTGCGTTCGGCATCACGGCGTTGTTGATGACCGTACCGCTGGCCTACGACGCACTGCGCTTTGCCGGGGCGCTCTATCTGCTTTATCTGGCGTGGCAGGCGGTAAAGCCTGGCGGGAACTCGCCATTTCAGGTCATGGAGCTACCGGTAGACGTCCATCGCAAGCTGTTCCTGATGGGGTTTCTCACCAACGTGCTGAATCCGAAGATTGCGGTGCTGTATCTCTCGCTGCTGCCGCAATTCATCGACCCGCATACCGGCAGCGTGCTGGCGCAGTCGCTAGTGCTGGGCTTCGAACAGATCGCGATCAGTCTGACGGTGAATACGGCAATCGTGCTCATGGCCGGCAGCGTGGCAACGTTTCTGGCAACGCGGCCGGTCTGGCTGGCGACGCAGCGCTGGCTGATGGGTGGAGTGCTTACTGCCTTGGCAGTGCGGCTGACGTTCGAGGGTGCGCGGCAACAGTCATAA
- the gmhB gene encoding D-glycero-beta-D-manno-heptose 1,7-bisphosphate 7-phosphatase, protein MKLIVLDRDGVINRDSDAYIKSPDEWEPLPGSLEAIARLNEAGYTVTVATNQSGIARGLFDIATLAAIHQKMHRLLARHGGHIDAVFFCPHGPDDGCDCRKPDAGLFTQIARRYDADLTGVPAVGDSLRDIEAALLVDAQPMLVRTGKGERTLAAGMLPASLPVFDDLAQVAATLTAESPA, encoded by the coding sequence ATGAAACTGATCGTGCTCGACCGCGACGGCGTCATCAACCGCGACTCGGATGCGTACATCAAGTCGCCGGACGAATGGGAGCCGCTGCCCGGCAGCCTGGAAGCCATCGCCCGGCTCAACGAGGCCGGCTACACTGTCACCGTGGCCACCAATCAATCCGGCATCGCACGGGGGCTGTTCGACATCGCAACGCTCGCTGCCATACACCAAAAAATGCACCGTCTGCTGGCCCGGCACGGCGGCCATATCGACGCCGTATTCTTCTGCCCCCACGGGCCGGACGACGGCTGCGACTGCCGCAAGCCCGACGCCGGCCTGTTCACGCAGATCGCACGCCGCTATGACGCCGACCTCACCGGCGTGCCCGCCGTCGGCGACTCCCTGCGCGACATCGAAGCCGCCCTGCTGGTCGATGCGCAGCCGATGCTCGTGCGCACCGGCAAGGGCGAACGCACCCTCGCGGCGGGCATGCTGCCTGCAAGTCTGCCAGTGTTCGACGATCTCGCC
- the rnd gene encoding ribonuclease D, with amino-acid sequence MSDHRAMRRDSADDLYIDAPEALAALCARLQTSPWLALDTEFIRERTYRARLCLIQVATPDLVACIDPLTLPDLEPLRDILMATGTLKVLHAAHQDLEILYQLFGTVPQPVFDTQIAAALLGTGEQIGYGRLVADRLGIELDKGHARTDWTKRPLDPEQIRYAADDVRYLGEIFMAQRDQLDALGRSDWLQDDFERLSAPATYSIDPQSQWKRLRGIQHLHGSQLCIAQALAAWREDVAQQADRPRRWILADDVLLDIARRMPRDTSALSRIRGMPERVLERHGQILLETVARARARPANECPQPASRLVLSPEQEALADLLMATLRIEAERHRIGVAMLATRREIERIVIGEENLPVFQGWRARLVGDTLRAVCRGERGLRIADGHVRLEDR; translated from the coding sequence ATGAGTGATCACCGTGCCATGCGCCGCGACAGTGCCGACGATCTTTATATCGACGCCCCCGAGGCACTCGCCGCGCTCTGCGCACGCCTGCAAACCAGCCCGTGGCTTGCGCTTGACACCGAGTTCATCCGCGAACGCACCTATCGCGCCCGCCTCTGTCTGATTCAGGTCGCCACGCCTGACCTCGTGGCCTGCATCGACCCCCTGACGCTACCGGACCTGGAGCCCCTGCGCGACATTCTCATGGCAACCGGCACGCTCAAAGTGCTGCACGCCGCGCACCAGGACCTGGAAATTCTCTACCAGTTATTCGGCACCGTCCCGCAACCGGTTTTCGACACCCAGATCGCGGCCGCCCTGCTCGGCACGGGCGAACAGATCGGCTACGGTCGTCTGGTCGCCGATCGACTCGGCATCGAACTCGACAAGGGACATGCCCGCACCGACTGGACAAAGCGCCCACTCGACCCCGAACAGATCCGCTATGCCGCCGATGACGTGCGCTACCTTGGCGAAATCTTCATGGCGCAGCGCGATCAACTCGATGCGCTCGGCCGCAGCGACTGGCTACAGGACGACTTCGAACGACTCAGCGCACCGGCCACCTACAGCATCGATCCCCAGTCGCAGTGGAAGCGGCTGCGGGGCATTCAGCATCTGCACGGCAGCCAGCTGTGCATAGCGCAGGCATTGGCGGCCTGGCGCGAGGACGTGGCGCAACAGGCCGACCGACCGCGCCGCTGGATCCTCGCCGACGACGTATTGCTCGATATCGCCCGGCGTATGCCGCGCGACACGTCCGCCCTGAGCCGTATCCGCGGCATGCCCGAACGCGTACTTGAACGCCACGGACAAATCCTGCTGGAAACCGTGGCCCGCGCCCGCGCACGGCCCGCAAACGAATGTCCGCAACCGGCCAGCCGCCTCGTACTCTCACCTGAGCAGGAAGCACTGGCCGACCTGCTCATGGCAACCCTGCGCATCGAAGCCGAACGCCATCGCATCGGCGTCGCCATGCTCGCCACACGCCGTGAGATCGAGCGCATCGTCATCGGCGAAGAAAACCTGCCGGTCTTTCAGGGTTGGCGCGCACGCCTGGTTGGCGACACACTGCGCGCGGTCTGCCGAGGTGAACGGGGCCTGCGCATCGCCGATGGCCATGTCCGCCTGGAAGACCGTTGA
- a CDS encoding DUF6236 family protein → MTDPKGIIVSHTIERAGTNLSISGGIDPAILKKHLLYWDSIVYPIVNGFGPNLNVLPDLAYLESEGILRLENVTINPVGIIPGCTNENNVVPMQFMPDLLAYGQIQLAKEKLTREEIWNIAQVGEALSFSSQNNNNKIIFELRLLEGLPVPDPDVSFDDVVNFRISHANELNNLRKALENFRTKIIESSEPERTLVILKQELYDSILNIESSLRKHKIKHFFDALSVYLNVSTNQLATMSLGAFFAHYAGMPRDLGAIAGMGFNAILKSVEREVRGAGMLPKEINDYMYLYTAKKHRIIK, encoded by the coding sequence ATGACAGACCCGAAAGGAATTATTGTAAGCCATACTATAGAAAGAGCAGGAACTAATCTTTCTATTTCAGGTGGTATAGATCCTGCGATTCTGAAAAAGCATTTACTATATTGGGATTCTATCGTATACCCAATAGTGAATGGATTTGGACCCAATCTTAATGTGCTTCCAGATTTGGCGTATCTAGAGTCGGAAGGTATATTACGTTTAGAAAATGTAACAATTAATCCTGTTGGCATTATCCCCGGTTGTACAAATGAAAACAATGTAGTTCCAATGCAATTCATGCCTGACTTATTAGCTTATGGTCAGATACAATTAGCTAAAGAAAAATTAACACGTGAAGAAATATGGAACATTGCACAAGTTGGCGAAGCGTTAAGTTTCTCGTCACAAAACAACAATAATAAAATCATCTTTGAACTAAGATTGCTTGAGGGGCTGCCCGTTCCAGATCCAGACGTGTCATTTGATGATGTAGTCAATTTTAGAATTTCACATGCGAATGAGCTCAATAACTTACGAAAGGCGCTCGAGAATTTTAGAACTAAAATTATAGAGTCATCAGAGCCTGAACGTACATTAGTTATATTAAAACAAGAGTTATATGATTCAATATTAAATATTGAATCCTCATTGAGAAAGCATAAAATTAAACACTTTTTTGATGCTTTGAGTGTTTATCTGAATGTTTCAACAAACCAATTAGCAACAATGTCTCTAGGAGCATTTTTTGCCCATTACGCCGGGATGCCGAGGGATTTAGGCGCCATTGCTGGTATGGGTTTTAATGCTATCTTGAAATCAGTAGAAAGAGAGGTCAGAGGTGCTGGAATGTTACCAAAAGAAATTAACGACTATATGTATTTATATACTGCTAAAAAACATCGAATTATTAAATGA
- the glyS gene encoding glycine--tRNA ligase subunit beta, protein MTDARADLLIELGTEELPPGSLRALADALATQIATRLEAAGVPAGARHVYATPRRLAVHLERVPLTQPDRRIERRGPALAAAFDADGKPTKAAAGFARSVGLDVDALEHLETDKGTWLCAYLHEAGRATAALLPEILTAALGKLPIAKRMRWGAGSAEFVRPVHWLVLLLGDTVIEAEVLGVKSGRETRGHRAHHPAPLTVEAPAAYAALLETEGYVLPDFDRRRAAIKTQVETLAGELGGQAMLDADLLDEVTALVEWPVAIAGSFDPRFLDVPQEALITTMRDNQRYFPVLDAQERLMARFITVANIESRDPTQIRTGNERVIRPRLQDAEFFWQQDRRQPLAARLSALRGMVFQHQLGTLLHKSDRLATLAAAITERLGADPQRGYRAGELSKCDLVTSMVFEFPELQGTMGRYYALNDGEPQAVAQAIADQYRPAHAGDALPAGPISEALALADKLDTLIGIFAIGQRPSGTKDPFALRRAALGVVRILIERNLDLNLHELLLLAAKGLADRVDTEPAVDEVFDYIMERLTGYYAERGIPADVVDAVLACRPTRLTDLDRRVQAVQAFRALPAAASLAAANKRIGNLLRQAGDEASGEVDEAALAADAERALLTALVAAEHDVEALFEDGRHTPALTRLAALREPVDAFFDDVMVMTDDAALRRNRLALLRRLAALFLRTADLGRLQP, encoded by the coding sequence ATGACTGACGCTCGCGCCGATCTGCTGATCGAACTTGGCACCGAGGAACTGCCGCCGGGTTCGCTGCGCGCGCTGGCCGACGCGCTGGCCACGCAAATCGCCACGCGGCTGGAGGCCGCAGGCGTACCCGCTGGCGCACGCCACGTCTATGCGACGCCACGGCGTCTTGCGGTGCATCTCGAACGGGTGCCACTGACCCAGCCGGACCGGCGCATCGAACGCCGCGGCCCTGCGCTCGCCGCGGCCTTCGACGCCGATGGCAAGCCCACCAAAGCCGCTGCTGGCTTCGCCCGCTCGGTGGGCCTGGACGTCGATGCGCTCGAACACCTGGAAACCGACAAGGGCACCTGGCTGTGCGCGTACCTTCACGAGGCGGGCCGCGCCACCGCCGCCCTGCTGCCGGAGATTCTCACCGCCGCGCTCGGCAAGCTGCCCATCGCCAAGCGCATGCGCTGGGGCGCGGGTTCCGCCGAATTCGTGCGTCCGGTTCACTGGCTGGTGCTACTGCTCGGCGATACCGTGATCGAGGCCGAAGTTCTGGGCGTGAAAAGCGGCCGCGAAACGCGCGGTCACCGCGCCCACCACCCCGCTCCGCTCACGGTTGAAGCGCCCGCCGCCTACGCTGCGCTGCTGGAGACCGAGGGCTACGTGCTGCCCGACTTCGACCGGCGGCGCGCCGCGATCAAGACCCAGGTCGAGACGCTGGCAGGCGAACTTGGCGGACAGGCGATGCTCGACGCAGACCTGCTCGACGAAGTCACCGCGCTGGTCGAATGGCCGGTCGCCATCGCCGGCAGCTTCGATCCGCGGTTTCTCGATGTGCCGCAGGAAGCGCTGATCACCACCATGCGGGACAACCAGCGCTACTTCCCGGTGCTCGACGCCCAGGAACGCCTGATGGCGCGCTTCATTACCGTCGCCAATATCGAAAGCCGCGACCCCACGCAGATCCGCACCGGCAATGAACGCGTGATCCGCCCACGCCTGCAGGATGCCGAATTCTTCTGGCAGCAGGACCGCCGCCAGCCGCTCGCCGCGCGCCTCAGCGCCTTGCGCGGCATGGTGTTCCAACACCAGCTCGGCACCCTGCTGCACAAGAGCGACCGCCTCGCCACGCTGGCCGCGGCCATCACCGAACGCCTCGGCGCCGACCCGCAGCGCGGCTACCGCGCCGGCGAACTGTCCAAGTGTGATCTGGTCACCAGCATGGTCTTCGAGTTCCCTGAACTGCAAGGCACCATGGGCCGCTATTACGCGCTCAACGATGGCGAGCCGCAGGCCGTTGCGCAGGCCATCGCAGACCAGTACCGCCCCGCCCATGCCGGCGACGCCCTGCCTGCCGGGCCGATCAGCGAAGCGCTCGCGCTGGCCGACAAGCTCGACACCCTGATCGGCATCTTCGCCATCGGCCAGCGCCCCAGCGGCACCAAAGACCCGTTCGCGCTGCGTCGCGCCGCGCTCGGCGTGGTGCGCATCCTGATCGAGCGCAATCTCGACCTGAACCTGCACGAGCTGCTCCTGCTGGCCGCCAAGGGCCTGGCCGATCGCGTCGATACCGAGCCGGCGGTCGACGAGGTCTTCGACTACATCATGGAGCGCCTGACCGGCTATTACGCCGAGCGCGGCATTCCCGCCGACGTGGTCGACGCCGTGCTCGCCTGTCGCCCGACCCGCCTGACCGACCTCGACCGCCGCGTACAGGCCGTGCAGGCTTTCCGCGCGCTGCCGGCCGCCGCGAGCCTGGCCGCCGCCAACAAACGCATCGGCAACCTGCTGCGCCAGGCCGGCGACGAAGCCAGCGGCGAAGTCGACGAGGCGGCGCTCGCGGCAGACGCCGAACGCGCGCTGCTCACGGCGCTGGTCGCGGCCGAGCACGATGTCGAAGCACTCTTCGAAGACGGACGCCACACGCCCGCGCTGACCCGCCTGGCCGCGCTGCGCGAGCCGGTCGATGCATTCTTCGACGACGTCATGGTGATGACCGACGACGCCGCGCTGCGCCGCAACCGCCTCGCCCTGCTGCGCCGGCTGGCCGCCCTGTTCCTGCGCACTGCCGACCTCGGCCGGCTACAGCCATGA
- a CDS encoding MotA/TolQ/ExbB proton channel family protein gives MLDVGGPLIWPLLALAVIMVAIMLDKAYVYWRYTRPPTALRHLLADSEVSWNELDHFAATSDPQHHYVRFLRVILKNRQRPAWWTESRAGDEALLIQHALGRGLWVLETIVTAAPLLGLLGTIYGMMHAFSLFGAHGLVDPKGVTSGVATALIATALGLIVALIALFGFNYFSRLQSRTMDDLERAGTRLLDRARLEAGAEGAGV, from the coding sequence ATGCTCGACGTCGGTGGGCCGTTGATCTGGCCGCTGCTGGCGCTGGCGGTGATCATGGTCGCGATTATGCTCGACAAAGCGTATGTCTACTGGCGCTACACGCGGCCACCGACCGCGCTGCGCCATTTGCTGGCCGATTCCGAGGTGAGTTGGAACGAGCTTGACCACTTTGCCGCGACCAGCGATCCGCAACATCATTATGTACGGTTTTTGCGCGTTATCCTGAAGAACCGCCAGCGCCCGGCCTGGTGGACGGAATCGCGTGCCGGCGACGAGGCGCTGCTGATCCAGCATGCGCTGGGGCGCGGGCTGTGGGTGCTTGAAACCATTGTCACCGCCGCGCCCTTGCTCGGTCTGCTTGGCACGATCTACGGCATGATGCATGCGTTCAGCCTGTTTGGTGCGCATGGACTGGTCGACCCGAAAGGCGTGACATCGGGGGTGGCGACGGCCTTGATCGCGACCGCGCTCGGTCTGATCGTGGCGTTGATCGCGCTGTTCGGGTTTAACTATTTCTCGCGCCTGCAGTCCCGCACGATGGACGACCTGGAGCGCGCCGGTACCCGTCTGCTCGACCGCGCGCGGCTGGAGGCTGGCGCGGAAGGAGCGGGCGTATGA
- the glyQ gene encoding glycine--tRNA ligase subunit alpha: MSQYDVSTFQNLIRTLQEYWSQHGCVVLQPYDMEVGAGTFHSATFLRAIGPEPWRAAYVQPSRRPTDGRYGENPNRLQHYYQFQVVLKPSPDDIQALYLGSLAALGLDPLVHDIRFVEDNWESPTLGAWGLGWEIWLNGMEVTQFTYFQQVGGLDCSPVTGELTYGLERIAMYLQDVESVYDLVWTRGPQGTVTYGDVFHQNEVEQSRYNFEQADIEALFGWFDTCEAQSSRLIETGLPLPAYEQMLKASHTFNLLDARQAISVTERQRYILRVRTLARGIAESYYGARESLGFPMLNAAQEVPHD; the protein is encoded by the coding sequence ATGAGCCAATACGACGTTTCCACCTTCCAGAACCTTATCCGTACGTTGCAGGAGTACTGGAGCCAGCACGGCTGTGTGGTGCTCCAGCCTTACGACATGGAGGTCGGCGCGGGTACTTTCCATTCCGCCACCTTCTTGCGCGCGATCGGCCCGGAGCCCTGGCGCGCCGCCTACGTGCAGCCCTCGCGCCGCCCGACCGACGGTCGCTACGGCGAGAACCCGAATCGCCTGCAGCACTATTACCAGTTTCAGGTCGTGCTCAAGCCGTCGCCGGATGACATTCAGGCGCTGTACCTCGGCTCGCTGGCCGCACTGGGCCTGGACCCACTGGTGCACGACATCCGCTTTGTCGAGGACAACTGGGAATCGCCCACGCTGGGGGCCTGGGGGCTCGGCTGGGAAATTTGGCTGAACGGCATGGAAGTCACCCAGTTCACGTACTTCCAGCAGGTCGGCGGCCTTGACTGCAGCCCGGTGACCGGCGAACTGACCTACGGCCTGGAACGCATCGCGATGTACTTGCAGGACGTAGAAAGCGTGTACGACCTCGTCTGGACGCGCGGCCCGCAGGGCACCGTGACCTACGGCGACGTGTTCCACCAGAACGAAGTCGAGCAATCACGTTACAACTTCGAGCAGGCCGACATCGAGGCGCTGTTCGGCTGGTTCGACACCTGCGAGGCGCAAAGCTCGCGGCTGATCGAAACCGGCCTGCCGCTGCCGGCCTACGAGCAGATGCTCAAGGCCTCGCATACCTTCAACCTGCTCGATGCCCGCCAGGCCATTTCCGTGACCGAACGCCAGCGCTACATTCTGCGTGTGCGCACCCTCGCGCGCGGCATTGCCGAAAGCTACTACGGCGCCCGCGAGTCACTCGGGTTTCCGATGCTGAACGCTGCGCAGGAGGTGCCTCATGACTGA
- the trhA gene encoding PAQR family membrane homeostasis protein TrhA: MSTAQESDEPARYGAGEEIANTLTHGIGLTLAIAGLILLDVLAARHGVRHVVAVSIYGASLILMYGASTFYHAVPQPRLKSILRHVDHASIFILIAGSYTPFALINLYGPWGWSLLGITWTLAALGLLLATSLRQRRGLAVALYIALGWAVVIAIKPLLASVAPGGIALLIAGGLAYTSGTLFYGWRRLPYHHAIWHVFVLLGSMLHFLAVLFYVIPVD; encoded by the coding sequence ATGAGCACCGCGCAAGAATCCGATGAACCCGCTCGCTACGGGGCTGGAGAGGAAATTGCCAATACCTTGACTCACGGCATCGGCCTCACGCTGGCCATCGCGGGACTCATCCTGCTCGACGTACTGGCCGCGCGGCACGGTGTACGCCACGTCGTTGCGGTCAGTATTTACGGTGCCAGCCTGATCCTCATGTACGGCGCCTCGACGTTCTATCACGCCGTGCCGCAACCCCGCCTCAAGAGCATCCTCCGCCACGTCGATCATGCCTCGATTTTCATCCTCATTGCCGGCAGCTACACCCCATTCGCGCTGATCAATCTATACGGCCCCTGGGGTTGGAGCCTGCTCGGCATTACATGGACGCTGGCGGCGCTCGGCCTGTTGCTGGCAACGTCGCTACGGCAACGGCGCGGGCTCGCCGTAGCACTCTACATTGCGCTGGGCTGGGCTGTGGTAATCGCGATCAAGCCGCTGCTCGCCTCGGTCGCACCGGGTGGTATCGCGCTGCTGATCGCTGGAGGCCTGGCCTACACCTCGGGCACACTGTTCTATGGCTGGAGACGCCTACCCTATCACCACGCCATCTGGCACGTCTTCGTGCTACTCGGCAGCATGCTTCACTTCCTTGCCGTGCTGTTTTACGTGATTCCAGTGGATTGA
- a CDS encoding amylosucrase produces the protein MYEPVSHSLLNRILEDLKPETRKQDLRYFYIRLGANFYAIYSLFHQLYGGRADFDTQMTRLVQVMAERHIERDDELKALDIQRQEDHNWFLSQELVGMALYADGFAKDLPGVQSHLGYLQELGVNLLHIMPILKCPQGASDGGYAISDFRQVGERFGTLEDVEELARSMRLRGMLLTLDVVVNHTSDEHQWAQLARQGDKQYQDYYYIFDNRNVPDMFEETMPEVFPEQAPGNFTYDEQMGKWVMTVFNTYQWDLNYSNPAVFIEMLDVILFWANRGADILRLDAVAFLWKKIGTTCQNEHEAHLILQLMKDCCQVTAPGVAYIAEAIVAPVEIIKYFGEDAVIAKECEVAYNATFMALLWDAVATKNAKLLDQGIRNLPQKLDRATWLNYIRCHDDIGLGFDDRDIAAAGYDPRAHRQFLVNYFTGQFDSSPARGEPFGENKKTGDMRISGSLASLVGLEAAIDSGDEKAIQDSIDVILLLHSMILSFGGIPLLYYGDEVGTLNDRSYLDDVSKANDSRWMNRPRINWDKMKRRNQHGSVEQRIFDALKKMIAVRKLIPAFADFNNRELIETGNPHLFVFARNDWLQGFSQVIVVGNFDSTPQSLNLNDLGNRGQFQFTELRDLVTGEAPAMFKNQLVIPPHHFYWLSDQRHN, from the coding sequence ATGTATGAACCCGTTTCACATTCGCTGCTCAACCGTATTCTTGAAGACCTGAAGCCAGAAACCCGCAAACAGGACCTGCGCTACTTCTATATCCGGCTCGGCGCCAACTTCTACGCCATTTATTCGCTGTTTCATCAGCTGTACGGCGGGCGGGCAGACTTCGACACCCAGATGACCCGCCTGGTGCAGGTGATGGCCGAGCGGCACATCGAGCGCGACGATGAACTCAAGGCGCTGGATATCCAGCGCCAGGAAGATCACAACTGGTTTCTGTCGCAGGAACTGGTCGGCATGGCGCTATACGCAGACGGCTTCGCCAAAGACCTGCCAGGCGTCCAATCGCACCTGGGCTATCTGCAGGAACTGGGGGTAAACCTGCTGCACATCATGCCGATCTTGAAATGCCCTCAGGGAGCCAGTGACGGTGGCTACGCGATCAGCGATTTCCGGCAGGTAGGCGAGCGCTTTGGCACCCTGGAAGATGTCGAGGAACTGGCCCGCTCGATGCGACTACGCGGCATGCTGCTGACCCTCGACGTCGTGGTCAACCACACGTCCGACGAACACCAATGGGCGCAACTGGCGCGCCAGGGTGACAAGCAATACCAGGATTATTACTACATCTTCGACAACCGCAATGTGCCGGACATGTTCGAGGAGACCATGCCCGAGGTGTTTCCAGAGCAGGCACCCGGCAACTTCACCTACGATGAGCAGATGGGCAAGTGGGTGATGACCGTGTTCAACACCTACCAGTGGGATCTGAACTACAGCAACCCGGCAGTCTTCATCGAGATGCTGGACGTGATCCTGTTCTGGGCCAACCGCGGCGCCGACATACTGCGCCTGGATGCAGTCGCCTTCCTGTGGAAAAAGATCGGCACCACCTGCCAGAACGAACACGAGGCACACCTGATCCTGCAACTGATGAAGGACTGCTGTCAGGTCACCGCACCCGGCGTTGCCTATATCGCCGAAGCCATCGTCGCCCCAGTGGAGATCATCAAATACTTCGGCGAAGACGCAGTGATCGCCAAGGAATGCGAAGTCGCCTACAACGCCACCTTTATGGCCCTGCTGTGGGATGCAGTAGCCACCAAAAACGCCAAGCTGCTCGACCAGGGCATCCGCAACCTGCCGCAGAAACTCGATCGAGCCACCTGGCTCAACTACATCCGCTGCCACGACGACATCGGCCTGGGCTTCGATGATCGCGACATCGCCGCAGCCGGCTATGATCCGCGCGCGCACCGCCAGTTTCTGGTCAACTACTTCACCGGGCAGTTCGACAGCTCACCCGCACGCGGCGAACCGTTTGGCGAGAATAAAAAAACCGGCGATATGCGCATCTCGGGTTCACTGGCCTCGCTGGTTGGCCTGGAAGCGGCCATCGACAGCGGCGATGAAAAAGCCATTCAGGACAGTATCGACGTGATCCTGCTGCTGCACAGCATGATCCTGTCATTCGGTGGTATCCCACTGCTGTACTACGGGGACGAGGTCGGAACGCTGAACGACCGCTCCTATCTCGACGATGTCAGCAAGGCCAACGATAGCCGCTGGATGAACCGACCGCGCATCAACTGGGACAAGATGAAAAGACGCAACCAGCACGGTTCGGTGGAACAGCGCATCTTCGATGCACTGAAAAAAATGATCGCAGTGCGCAAACTGATCCCCGCCTTTGCCGACTTCAACAACCGCGAACTCATCGAAACCGGCAACCCGCACCTGTTCGTCTTCGCTCGCAACGACTGGCTGCAGGGTTTCAGCCAAGTCATAGTGGTCGGCAATTTCGACAGCACCCCACAGTCACTGAACCTGAACGATCTGGGCAACCGTGGCCAATTTCAGTTCACCGAGTTGCGCGACCTGGTCACCGGCGAAGCCCCGGCAATGTTCAAAAACCAGCTGGTGATACCACCGCATCATTTCTACTGGCTCAGCGACCAGCGACACAACTGA